The genomic window AGGACCGCCAGCGGGATGGCCCGTTCGTGCGCATCCCACAGCCGGAGAAGCTCCGCGAGTCGCGAACGCCCATCCATGACCTACCTCCATGCCCCGGTCGCCACGCGACGACATGCCCGCGATCAGACGCCTTCGCATCCCGGCCCGACCTGAGATGCCTCTCCTATCGTGAAACGGTTCGCCGGCCTAGAGGAATTCCCACCAAATCAGTAGGAATTATGACCGCGAGAGGCGATTTCGTCGGTCGCAGGTAAAGATTCGCGGCGGGTACCGCAGGGGGCGGTCGGGGCCGGCTCAGTTGAGGTGGGACTCTGGGTCCAGGCCCACTTCCGCCAGCAGCTCGCGGGCGAAGGCCAGGGCGGCCGGGGAGAGGCTCCGGTCGGAGAGCCAGGCGAGGCCGGAGTCGAAGGCCAGCGGCGGCGCGTCGAGCTCGAGGGTCGCGAATTCGCCGGAGCGGAGCTCCGCGCGGACGCTGGCCGGATGGACCAGGGAGACGGCATCCCCCTCGCGGATCATCGCCTTGACCATCGTCATCGAGGTCGTGTCGATCTTCCGGGCCAGCACCGACGGGTGGGCCCTCGTCCCGGCCTCCAGCCATCGCAGGATCGACTCGGGCATGTGCGGGCCGATCAGGGGGTATGCCAGGAGCGCCGCGCGCCCGGGCTTCTCGCGCAGGGCGAGCGGATGGCCGGCGCGGCACACCCAGATCCCGGGCTGGGACGGGAACTCGACGACGCGGAATTCTCGGCGTCCCCGCACCGGCTCGCTATTGGCGACCGAGAGGTCGATGCGGCCGCTCCGCAGCGCCTCGGGCAGGGCCTCCCAGGGCTCGACGTGGAGCGTGATCCGGAGGCCCGGGTGCGCGCGGAGCACGCGCCCGGCCACCTGGCCGAACCAGACGTCCGCCGCATACGGGCCGGCGCCCACCGACAGCTCGCCGGCGTCCAGGGCCGTCGTCTGCTCGATCGCCCGGGCCAGCCCGTCGATGGCGTCCACGACCTGCCGGGCCGCCTTCGCGGCGAGCGTGCCGAAGACGGTCGGGGCCACGGCCTTGCCGTGGCGGTCGAAGAGCCGCACCCCCAGCTCCCGCTCGATCCCCTGGATGCTCTTCGAAAGCGCCGGCTGCGTGACCCGCAGCGATTCGGCCGCCTTATGGAAATTCCCGCATTCGACCAGCGCCAGCACATGGCGGAACTGCCTCGCCTCCACGCCGATTCCTCCCGATCATCGCCCCGATAACTCCCAGGAATTTCTCGTGACGGGCCCTGGAATTCCGGGAAGCGGAGATTATAACTGAGCAATCGTGATGACATCGAATGAGACGATTCCATCACGACTACGACGGATCGCGAGGACGCGAGACACCGAAGTTCGCCCCCTTGGTGAGGCCACATCATGAGACCGCTCCATCCCCGGCCGCGGGCCGCCCGCTCGCGCCTGCTCCTGGCCGCGGGGTTCGTCGCCATCGCGTGGGGCCTGCCGGCCGCCGCGTCGGATGCCGATGGCCCGGCGAACGAGGAGGCCGCCATCCGGGCCGTCGACGAGGCGTTCGTCCGCAAGTTCAACGAGGGCGACGCGAAGGCGATCGCCGCCCTGCACACCGCCGACGCCGAGGCCGTGGAGGCCGACGGCGCCCGGTATCGCGGCCGCGACCTGATCGAGCGCAGCTACGCGGACACCTTCGCGGCCGAGAAGGGCGCGAAGATCCAGCTCGACGTCGCCTCGATCCAGTTCCTCTCGCCGACCGTCGCGAAGGAGGAAGGGCGGACGATCATCGCCCCCGCGAAGGGCGCCCCCGTCTCGCGCTTCTACACGGTGCTCTACGTCAAGCAGGACGACCGCTGGCTCATGGCGAGCGTCCGCGAGGAGTCCGACCCGCAGGTCCCGCCCAGGGAGCGGATCAAGGAGCTCGAATGGATGGTCGGCGAGTGGGTGGACGACGCCCCCGACTCGCAGTCGAAGGTCACCTGCCGGTTCTCCGACGACGGGAACTTCCTGCTCCGCGACCTGACCGTCCGGAGGGCGGGCAAGGTCATCCTCAGCGGCACCCAGCGCGTGGCGTGGGACCCGGTGACGGGCGAGTTCCGCTCCTGGGAGTTCGACTCCCAGGGGGGCTTCGGCGAGGCCACCTGGAGCCGCGACGGCGACCGCTGGGTCGTCAAGGAGCGGGGCGTCCGGCCGGAGGGGGCGACGGCCTCCTCGACCCGCGTGCTGACCCGGCTCCGCCCCGACATTGTGAAGTGGACGCTCTCCGACCGCGTGATCTCCGGCCAGGCCGTGCCGGGCGAGGTCGGCTCCATGCTGACCCGCGTCCCGCCCGCCCCCAGCCTGGGCGGCACGCCGACCGCGGCTCCTACCACGACGACCGCGACTCCTGCGAACGAGAGGGGTGACCGATGACCCGCGACGGATTCCGGATTCTGGGTGCGGTCGCGCTGGCCGCGGCCCTCGCGAGCGGCGCGGCCCACGGCCGCGGGTTCGGCGGCGGGGGCCGGGGCTTCGGCGGCGGCGGCTACGGCGGCGGCGGCTACGGCGGCGGCTACCGCGGCGGCATGGGGGGCGGCTACGGGGGCGGCGGGGCCTACCGGGGCGGCTATGGAGGCGGAGGCGCCTACCATGAGAGTGCCGGGGCCTACCACGGGAGCTACGGCGGCGAGGCCTACGGCGGCCACGCCTCGTACGGCGCCACGGGGGCCTACGGGGGCACGGCCGAGCGGTCCGGGGGCGCCTACCGCGGCTACAACCCCTATTCCGGGGTGAGCCAGGCCGGCGGGTACCGGACGGGCTCGTACACCGGGTCGAGGGGCGGCAGCGTCGATTACGCCGCGGGAGGGCGGGCCGCGGCCGGGCCGGGCGGCGGCGAGGCCGCGAGGGGCGCGGGGGCCGTCCAGGTGACGACGCCGGGCGGGAGGACGTACACGGACGCCGGCCGGGTCGGCGGCGTGCAGGGCCCCGGCGGGAACGCCGCCGTCGGGCGATCCAACGTCGGGGCCATCTCCGGGCCGAATGGGACCGCCGTGGCTGGCTCCCGCACCGGCGCCGCGGGGTACAACGGCTACGGGGCCTACGGCCACAACGCCTACGGGGCCTATCACTCCGGCTGGGTGAACGGGGCCTGGAACGGCCACGGCGCCGCCGCCTGGGGCTGGCACGACCCGTACTGGGGCGCCATGGGCACGGGCCTGGGTTGGGGGCTGCCGGCCTGGGGCTACGGCTCCTCGCTCTACGGCATGGGATACATGCCCTATTCCAACCCGTACTACGGCGCGGGGCTCGGCGGGATCGGGGCCGGCGGCGGCTCGTACGACTACTCGCAGCCGATCGACACCAGCAGCCCGCCCGCCGCCCAGGACGTCACGAGCCAGTCCGTCTCCACCTTCGACGCGGCCCGCGGATCGTTCCGCCAGGGGGACTACGCCGGGGCGCTCCAGCAGGCGGACTCCGCGCTCTCCCAGACCCCGTCCGACACGGCCCTCCACGAGTTCCGGGCCCTCTGCCTCTTCGCGCTCCAGCGGTACGACGAGGCCGCCGCGTCCCTCTACGCCGTCCTCTCGGTCGGCCCGGGATGGGACTGGGCGACCCTGATCGGGCTCTATCCGGACGTCGGCACCTACACGGCGCAGGTCCGCGCCCTGGAGGCCGCCTGCAAGGCCTCGCCGACCTCGGCCTCGGACCGCTTCGTGCTCGCCTATCACTACCTGACGCAGGGCCACACCGACGCGGCCGTGAACATGCTCCGCGCGGTGGTCGGGCTCAAGCCCGACGACAGCCTCTCGGCCAAGCTGCTGACCATCCTCTCGCCGCCCGCGACGCCCTCGGCCCCGGCCGCGGCGACGAGCGTGGCCGCGGCCCCGGCGAGCCCGGCCCAGCCGGCGAGCCCGCCCGCGGGGGCGACGATCGCCGGGACGTGGACCGCCCAGCCGGCCGCCGACACGGCCATCACGCTGGACATCAAGCCCGACGGCCCGT from Aquisphaera giovannonii includes these protein-coding regions:
- a CDS encoding LysR family transcriptional regulator; the protein is MEARQFRHVLALVECGNFHKAAESLRVTQPALSKSIQGIERELGVRLFDRHGKAVAPTVFGTLAAKAARQVVDAIDGLARAIEQTTALDAGELSVGAGPYAADVWFGQVAGRVLRAHPGLRITLHVEPWEALPEALRSGRIDLSVANSEPVRGRREFRVVEFPSQPGIWVCRAGHPLALREKPGRAALLAYPLIGPHMPESILRWLEAGTRAHPSVLARKIDTTSMTMVKAMIREGDAVSLVHPASVRAELRSGEFATLELDAPPLAFDSGLAWLSDRSLSPAALAFARELLAEVGLDPESHLN
- a CDS encoding YybH family protein is translated as MRPLHPRPRAARSRLLLAAGFVAIAWGLPAAASDADGPANEEAAIRAVDEAFVRKFNEGDAKAIAALHTADAEAVEADGARYRGRDLIERSYADTFAAEKGAKIQLDVASIQFLSPTVAKEEGRTIIAPAKGAPVSRFYTVLYVKQDDRWLMASVREESDPQVPPRERIKELEWMVGEWVDDAPDSQSKVTCRFSDDGNFLLRDLTVRRAGKVILSGTQRVAWDPVTGEFRSWEFDSQGGFGEATWSRDGDRWVVKERGVRPEGATASSTRVLTRLRPDIVKWTLSDRVISGQAVPGEVGSMLTRVPPAPSLGGTPTAAPTTTTATPANERGDR
- a CDS encoding tetratricopeptide repeat protein; translated protein: MTRDGFRILGAVALAAALASGAAHGRGFGGGGRGFGGGGYGGGGYGGGYRGGMGGGYGGGGAYRGGYGGGGAYHESAGAYHGSYGGEAYGGHASYGATGAYGGTAERSGGAYRGYNPYSGVSQAGGYRTGSYTGSRGGSVDYAAGGRAAAGPGGGEAARGAGAVQVTTPGGRTYTDAGRVGGVQGPGGNAAVGRSNVGAISGPNGTAVAGSRTGAAGYNGYGAYGHNAYGAYHSGWVNGAWNGHGAAAWGWHDPYWGAMGTGLGWGLPAWGYGSSLYGMGYMPYSNPYYGAGLGGIGAGGGSYDYSQPIDTSSPPAAQDVTSQSVSTFDAARGSFRQGDYAGALQQADSALSQTPSDTALHEFRALCLFALQRYDEAAASLYAVLSVGPGWDWATLIGLYPDVGTYTAQVRALEAACKASPTSASDRFVLAYHYLTQGHTDAAVNMLRAVVGLKPDDSLSAKLLTILSPPATPSAPAAATSVAAAPASPAQPASPPAGATIAGTWTAQPAADTAITLDIKPDGPFTWGVTKGGQTRTFSGQSSFGSELLTLSQANGPALVGRVTWADPTHMTFRVAGDGPSDPGLTFSK